TTCTCTATTCAGGAACTgttcacaaatatttaaatgtttatctctGGTTtgtacctttttgttgttgttctctagAGCCAAATGCTTTCTGGACATTGccacttaaatttttttgaattttatttttcactgacagctgatattcagtattattttatattaatttcaggtgcacagcattgtggttagatgatcataatttacaaagtgctccTCCCAATATTTCAAGTGTCCTCCTGGAACCATATGCGGTTGttacaatatttttgactatattccctgtgctgtactttacatccttgtgactattttgtaatgaTCAATCTGTACTTCTAAATCCtcttacctttttcacccacccccaacccctcccctctgagtctgtttctctttttttgttggtttattttgttctttagattatgcatataaatgaaatcatgtggtatttgtctttctctatctgacttcgcttagaataataccctctaggtccatccatgctgtcacaaatggtaagattccattctttttcatggccttCTCCACTTCTGCCCTTTAGTTTTGCTGGGTAAAactgtatattttttccaattataatTTCTGTAATTGATGTGCTTAAAAAGCCTTCCTCTATTTGAGATTGTAAaatattctttcacattttattttaatactttgacAGTTgactttttttagatttaatacTTTACTCCATCCAGAATTTATACAagatggggaaaaagtaggtctacacttgttcatatggaaaataatacaataataaataatacaagaacaaactctgttttgtatactcacaactgtgcacctacttttgcccaaccctgtatttgTGTTTGAAGATAAGTAGggaaatttttttatgtttttgctcttgtaattttgatttgatactcatttgctttttttcGCTATTTGTCCATTAGTGGGAGTGCTAAGTATTGGGAGGGCTGGGCCAGGTATATCTTGTTCATTGTTGAATTTCCTGACATCTAATAGGTGCTATTAAGATTTTAGTAAATATTGAAGGAGTAAATTATGGAAGGAGACAattgtttcattgtttgttttaacataacactttcctatttttcctccattttttaatatttggaagACTTCCACATCTTATAAGATTTTAACATATCAAGTATTTTAACGTCATTGAAcatagaaaaacattaattttcttcaGGGTAAACCAAAAAACCTATTCATGTCAGCTATGCCTTGATTCTTTTCCAAATCCAAGGCTTGCTAGAGAAGCAGTTTATATTCGCTTTTCTTCTAAGATAGCAAACTTCCATGAAAACATGCTGTTTGGATGTAATCTTATGTCTTATTGCTGTTACTGTTTCTGTGCCTTCTTAGTCTTTACTGCTATCCCATGCCAGTTTCTGAGGGTTTATTTGActgatttctgttttccttgtaCTTTTAGTCTTACAATGGGAGCCATGGATAATATATAATGAGGACCTTTGTTTTTCTGCTAATGATTACTCCAGTGAGAAGaatgagttttaaaatgaaaagataattcaGTCCACTATCATTTACTGATGCTGTCTCTATGCAAAGACCAAAATGCTGTAGAAAGTCCTTCTGTGTACTTATGtcttgcacatttttttttctctgcgaAGGACACTTTTCCAGGAAAGGGGACATAAGACACAACCATCACACAACTCACTTTAGGTACAGTGCCACAGTAAGACTTATTGAAGATCATGTAGGATGTGTGGTAAATGGAGCATCTCAGATGGGTTGACAAGTGAGCAAAATTGTGGAATGGATGACATTGTATAAATATGAGGGCCAATGAATATGCTAAAATGATAGTCAACTTTGTATGGGAAAGAAGAGGATAGGAAGGAAATTGGGTCAGATTGTGGAGGGtctttagtcatttttttttctctccaagaAATGATAGTCTTTGGAACCATCCTATTTCATCAAAGCATGAGCTGCAAATATTAGGGCTGGAAAACCTTTCATAGTTttactgacaaaaaaaaaaaaagagcctgcTATTTTGCTGAGCCTGAGTCTTTATACGTTACATCCATAGATGTTATTAACCTCCACATttgtgttctttgttttgttttttatatttcagaCATTAGTCTTCTTACCATGGGGGATTGGAACTTATTGGGTGGCGTTCTAGAGGAAGTTCACTCTCACTCAACCATAGTGGGGAAAATCTGGCTGACCATCCTCTTCATTTTCCGAATGCTGGTACTTGGTGTGGCTGCTGAAGATGTCTGGGATGATGAACAGTCAGCATTTGCCTGCAACACCCAGCAGCCAGGTTGCAACAATATCTGTTATGATGATGCTTTCCCTATCTCTTTGATCAGGTTCTGGGTCTTACAAATAATCTTCGTGTCTTCTCCCTCTCTGGTGTATATGGGCCACGCCCTTTATAGACTCAGGACCTTtgaaaaagagaggcagaggaaaaagTCACACCTTAGAGCCCACATGGAGAATCCAGGACTTGAATTGAAGGAGCAACAAAGGATAGACAGACAACTGAGGAGGTTAGAGGAGCAGAAGAGGATCCATAAAGTCCCCCTGAAAGGATGTCTACTGCGTACTTATGTCTTACACATCTTGACCAGATCTGTGCTGGAAGTAGGGTTTATGATAGGCCAGGATGTTCTCTATGGGTTTCAAATGCACTCCCTCTACAAATGCACTCAACCTCCATGCCCCAATGCAGTGGATTGCTTTGTATCCAGGCCCACAGAGAAGACCATTTTCATGCTCTTTATGTACAGCATTGCAGCCATCTCTTTGTTCCTTAATGTACTAGAAATATTCCATCTTGGAATCAGGAAAATCATGAGGGCACTTTATGACAAGTCAGGCAATGAGGGCATTGAGGATGAAAGGGGCCCTCcgtttcatttgaaaaaatattcagtgCCCCAGCAGTGTATGATTTGCTCCCCCTTGTCTGAAAGAATCTCTGTACTCCAAGCCAATAATCAGCAACAAGTGACCCAGGTGACTGTGCCGAAGTCTAAAACCTTGTGGCAAATCCCACAGACCAGGCAACTTGAGG
The Desmodus rotundus isolate HL8 chromosome 11, HLdesRot8A.1, whole genome shotgun sequence genome window above contains:
- the GJA10 gene encoding LOW QUALITY PROTEIN: gap junction alpha-10 protein (The sequence of the model RefSeq protein was modified relative to this genomic sequence to represent the inferred CDS: inserted 1 base in 1 codon; deleted 1 base in 1 codon; substituted 3 bases at 3 genomic stop codons); the protein is MGDWNLLGGVLEEVHSHSTIVGKIWLTILFIFRMLVLGVAAEDVWDDEQSAFACNTQQPGCNNICYDDAFPISLIRFWVLQIIFVSSPSLVYMGHALYRLRTFEKERQRKKSHLRAHMENPGLELKEQQRIDRQLRRLEEQKRIHKVPLKGCLLRTYVLHILTRSVLEVGFMIGQDVLYGFQMHSLYKCTQPPCPNAVDCFVSRPTEKTIFMLFMYSIAAISLFLNVLEIFHLGIRKIMRALYDKSGNEGIEDERGPPFHLKKYSVPQQCMICSPLSERISVLQANNQQQVTQVTVPKSKTLWQIPQTRQLEVDTCGGKNDWAEKDQNCGQLHTHTPXPWKDCTRIQHPGQQPDHFSFGVQNASSQSWLGMAMAPKHCPSYAIGTWGQSQDFQPSGEPLTDLHSHRRDSNGSLRESGVWTDRPRSGSQKASFLSRLLSEKGEFHSNSGSSSTQHSSCLDSPHQENSPSLLPSATGHRTSMVSKDRLTIQELLQEVFHSGXLLSLPFPPSXCIYVCVERKGEEEREANLWRVKXIHSINSIKFNS